One Chitinivibrionales bacterium DNA window includes the following coding sequences:
- the rplS gene encoding 50S ribosomal protein L19 gives MNPILAKAQHAQLRKDLPHFRPGDTVRVNVRLKEGDKERVQPFEGVVMQRRGELAGASFTVRRVSFGIGVERIFPLHSPMISTIEVV, from the coding sequence ATGAATCCTATACTTGCGAAAGCACAACATGCGCAACTGCGCAAAGACTTGCCGCACTTCCGCCCGGGCGATACGGTGCGGGTAAACGTGCGATTGAAGGAAGGCGATAAAGAGCGCGTCCAACCGTTTGAGGGCGTGGTGATGCAGAGGCGCGGGGAGCTGGCGGGGGCGAGTTTTACGGTGCGGCGCGTGAGTTTCGGGATTGGCGTGGAGAGGATTTTTCCGCTGCATTCGCCGATGATCAGCACGATTGAGGTGGTGAG